AGAGAGCTCCATCTTTCGTCAGCGCCTCAACGGTAACCGACCCCACCAAACCGAGCGGCGACTGGGAGGTTAGACAGTTTGACAGCTAACAGCGGCTCATGTTTCTTCCCGTGTCAAACCGCCGCCCTTTTTTAAAATTCCATCAACTTCCGCGGCAAGCATTGCGAAGCTGTTGGCTGCCTAGTAGAGCTAGGATTACACTGCAGCGGTGTTAAAAGACTGCATCcccgttcctttttttctcttttgtttAGTCTGCCCCTCTTCCTCAGAAACCTAGGTAGTTCAAGTCGGGGTTGACATATCTTGACAAGATGTCGTCAATAAACAGTAAGTCAATCAATATACTGCTTTAAAACTCCTTTGAAGTTGCTCCATAATTCAAGATTAAGTGGCTAACAGGCATCTTCCTGGCCTTTCAGTTACCGTGTCCCACAAGGGCAAGAAGTACGATGTCGAGGTCGATACCGAATCCACCGGCGAGGTGTTCAAATACCAGCTATTCAGCTTGACTGGCGTCGAACCCGAGCGACAGAGGATCCTCGTCAAGGGCGGCCAGCTCAAGGATGACATAGTTATGAGCTCCGTAGGTCTCAAGCCGGGACAAACGGTCATGATGATGGGTACTCCCGGTGGTAGCGAGGTCCAACGCCCAGCGGGCAAGATCAAGTTTGTTGAGGACATGACCGAGGCCGAAGCTGCTCAACAGGAGGGCGCCACGCCGGCAGGTCTCGAGAACCTGGGCAACACTTGCTATCTCAACTCGACGCTACAGACCCTACGCACCATTCCAGAGCTCCAGACCGCATTGTCAACTTACATGTTCAAGGAGGACCACAGCAATCGGGTCCCCAACCTGGACCTTACCAATCAGCTCAGGAACTTGTACGAGGCGATGGGAAAGACGCAATCCGGCTATGCCCCGCACGCCTTTCTGAGTGCCCTGCGTACAGCATTTCCCCAATTCGCCGAGCGGTCGAGACAGGGCCAAGGTTTCGCACAGCAggacgccgaggaggcctggtcgcagATCCTCGCACAGCTGAGGCAGAAGCTTACGCGGGAGGGCTCGCAAGACCAAAAAACCATTTCCTTTATTGATGAGTACATGGCCGGCGAGTTTGAGAGCGTGCTGGAGTGCGACGATCCTGCTGCCCGTGAGATGGGAGAGCAGTCCGTCACCACACGAGAGCCGTTTCTCAAGCTGAACTGCCACATCGACAAGGATATCAACCACCTTCGCGACGGTATCCTTGCCTCGCTTACCGAGACGATTGAGAAGAAGTCGGACACATTGGACAGGGAAGCTACTTACACCAAGCGGTCTAAGATCTCGCGTCTGCCCAAGTACCTGACCGTTCACTTTGTGCGTTTCTTCTGGAAGCGTGACGTGCAGAAGAAGGCCAAGATCATGCGCAAGGTCACATTTTCGCACGAGCTTGATATTGTCGAGTTCTGCACAGATGACCTGAAGAAGCTGCTCATCCCGGTCCGCGACAAGGTGCGCGAGGTCCGCAAGGACGAAGAGGACATCGAGCGTTCGCGCAAGCGACGCAAGAAGAACCCACTCCTGGACGGCGACGTTCCGGGATCCTCGGGATCCAAGGAggcggagaagaagaaggacgacAAGAAGCCGGGAGCGGACGGAGATGTCGATATGGCAATGGATGGTGAGACGTTCAAGACGGACGCCGAGATCGACGAAGAGAAGCAGGCGCAGCTCTTgcaggccaagaaggagct
Above is a genomic segment from Pyricularia oryzae 70-15 chromosome 7, whole genome shotgun sequence containing:
- a CDS encoding ubiquitin carboxyl-terminal hydrolase 6 → MSSINITVSHKGKKYDVEVDTESTGEVFKYQLFSLTGVEPERQRILVKGGQLKDDIVMSSVGLKPGQTVMMMGTPGGSEVQRPAGKIKFVEDMTEAEAAQQEGATPAGLENLGNTCYLNSTLQTLRTIPELQTALSTYMFKEDHSNRVPNLDLTNQLRNLYEAMGKTQSGYAPHAFLSALRTAFPQFAERSRQGQGFAQQDAEEAWSQILAQLRQKLTREGSQDQKTISFIDEYMAGEFESVLECDDPAAREMGEQSVTTREPFLKLNCHIDKDINHLRDGILASLTETIEKKSDTLDREATYTKRSKISRLPKYLTVHFVRFFWKRDVQKKAKIMRKVTFSHELDIVEFCTDDLKKLLIPVRDKVREVRKDEEDIERSRKRRKKNPLLDGDVPGSSGSKEAEKKKDDKKPGADGDVDMAMDGETFKTDAEIDEEKQAQLLQAKKELHALVNQELAADKGANHSGLYELRGVVTHQGASADSGHYTAYVKKTAPVDPQTGKPKGEEDGKWWWFNDDKVSEVTSDKIDALAGGGESHSALILLYRAIPLPSADGIDQA